A window of the Dioscorea cayenensis subsp. rotundata cultivar TDr96_F1 chromosome 14, TDr96_F1_v2_PseudoChromosome.rev07_lg8_w22 25.fasta, whole genome shotgun sequence genome harbors these coding sequences:
- the LOC120276071 gene encoding uncharacterized protein LOC120276071, whose product MYHLWKALSQMQKNAKFLKDLLTNKRKLEEMSIVTLSKGSLALLQNLLPRKQKDPGSFTIPCNIDDLVDEKALVDLGASINVMSFTMFSKHGLCDLKPIRMTLQLVYLSIRHPRRIIEDVLVKVDKFIFPIDFVILDVDEDVEVPLILGRSFLATSEALIDVSSRKITLRVWDEEVIFALSDEIKHPFTFDDTCYYINGTDSLVDECV is encoded by the coding sequence atgtaCCATTTATGGAAGGCTTTGTCCCAAATGCAAAAGAACGCTAAGTTTCTCAAGGATCTTTTAACAAACAAGCGAAAACTTGAAGAGATGTCGATAGTGACATTGAGCAAAGGGAGTTTGGCTTTGCTTCAAAACCTGCTACCTAGGAAGCAAAAAGATCCAGGGAGCTTTACTATTCCTTGCAACATTGATGATTTGGTTGATGAAAAAGCCCTAGTGGATTTGGGGGCTAGCATTAATGTAATGTCATTCACCATGTTTAGTAAACATGGACTATGTGACCTTAAACCGATTAGGATGACATTGCAACTAGTGTACCTCTCCATTAGACATCCTAGGAGAATCATAGAAGATGTTTTGGTTAAGgttgacaaatttatttttccaatagATTTTGTGATTCTAGATGTAGATGAGGATGTTGAAGTGCCCCTCATTCTTGGTAGGTCATTCCTAGCCACCTCCGAAGCCCTTATTGATGTTAGTAGTCGTAAAATAACACTTAGGGTTTGGGATGAGGAAGTTATTTTTGCTTTATCTGATGAAATTAAACATCCCTTTACTTTTGATGATACATGTTACTACATTAATGGAACTGACTCGCTTGTGGATGAATGCGTGTAG